Proteins from one Chitinophaga oryzae genomic window:
- the lepB gene encoding signal peptidase I, translating to MKLFFWKRKTAGGPQKRKSKAREWIEAAVFAIVVATLIRTFLFEAFMIPSGSMERTLLIHDYLFVSKISYGPRIPMTPLAFPFANHTLPFTKTTKSYSTAVQWPYKRLPGFSEVKRNDVIVFNYPCGDTALYSKSGDDADYYVMKRNMTPDTLKLFYMDPIYRPVDRRETWIKRAVGISGDTIMVVNGQLFVNGKPGFEPPEALTGYQVKTRSGKPFNDKQEKDLGVDGGYGLGEDSTKYYIYDLTKDKAALVQQWGDTILPDPKMKTRRGIFPGDPDNFPWSEDTYGPVYVPEKGATVALDTCVLPLYRRIIVNYENNQLEVQGDKIFINGKETKSYTFKMNYYWMMGDNRHQSIDSRFWGFVPEDHLIGKAWVIWFSFHKTYKDFYIRWGRFFTLIK from the coding sequence ATGAAGCTATTTTTCTGGAAGCGGAAAACGGCCGGGGGACCCCAAAAAAGGAAATCAAAAGCCAGGGAATGGATAGAAGCTGCTGTTTTTGCCATCGTAGTAGCCACGCTGATCCGGACCTTCCTGTTTGAGGCTTTTATGATCCCCAGCGGCTCTATGGAAAGGACCCTGTTAATCCACGACTATCTTTTTGTTAGTAAGATCAGCTATGGTCCGCGTATCCCCATGACACCACTGGCATTCCCATTTGCCAATCATACCCTGCCCTTTACCAAAACCACCAAATCTTATTCCACCGCTGTACAGTGGCCCTACAAACGATTGCCTGGTTTCAGTGAAGTAAAAAGAAACGATGTGATCGTGTTTAACTACCCCTGCGGAGATACGGCATTGTACAGCAAGTCTGGAGATGACGCAGATTATTACGTGATGAAACGGAACATGACGCCGGACACGCTGAAGCTGTTCTATATGGACCCCATCTACCGCCCTGTAGACCGGCGCGAGACATGGATCAAACGGGCAGTAGGCATCAGCGGAGATACCATCATGGTGGTAAACGGACAACTGTTCGTCAACGGTAAACCGGGCTTCGAGCCACCCGAAGCACTCACCGGCTACCAGGTAAAAACGAGATCGGGAAAGCCGTTCAATGATAAACAGGAAAAAGACCTCGGCGTGGATGGTGGCTATGGCCTGGGAGAAGACTCTACAAAATACTATATCTACGATCTTACCAAAGACAAAGCTGCACTGGTGCAACAATGGGGTGATACTATCCTGCCGGACCCGAAAATGAAAACGCGGAGAGGCATTTTTCCCGGAGATCCGGATAACTTTCCCTGGAGCGAAGATACCTACGGGCCGGTTTACGTACCGGAAAAAGGCGCCACCGTGGCACTGGATACCTGCGTGCTGCCCCTGTACCGGCGTATCATTGTCAACTACGAAAACAACCAGCTGGAGGTACAGGGTGATAAAATATTTATCAACGGTAAGGAAACAAAGTCCTACACTTTTAAAATGAATTATTACTGGATGATGGGCGATAACCGCCACCAGTCAATAGATTCCCGCTTCTGGGGCTTTGTGCCGGAAGATCACCTGATTGGTAAAGCATGGGTAATATGGTTTAGCTTCCACAAGACTTACAAGGATTTTTATATCCGCTGGGGAAGGTTTTTTACATTGATTAAATGA
- a CDS encoding amidohydrolase family protein produces the protein MKKGILIFLSLLGAAAVSAQQPADLVISPVKVIDIKTGKITPNQAIVVRHDTILAVTGVQQAKRYKVANTFDGGNQYAMPGLWDNHMHFGGGDTLAGENKNFLPLYLAHGITTIRDCSADISAAVLKWREAVNNGSLQGPTIFTSGPKLEGYKSVWLGDIEIGTTAELHQALDSLQRIHVDFVKITDNTMKPDLYLEAVKAARQRGMVISGHVPYALTLQQVTDAGLSSVEHLSYVWKAGVKDEAALSRRIAGGEIKGRDISRYILTHFDTAAALKAYRHMAARGTAVTPTLSLGQILAYFDQDDHAHDPYLAYIGKGLQKTYEMRVKRVMKDDSTAIAYRKEIYEKESAILPLLQKAGVKIMAGTDAGYLNSFDYPGIGLHRELALMVRFGLTPLQALQASVINSPVFLHKKDYGALAAGKKADILLLSANPLEDIHNTEKISAVVTKGRLLDRAALDQLLNKVKAANAQ, from the coding sequence ATGAAGAAAGGTATTTTAATTTTCCTCTCCCTATTAGGAGCGGCCGCGGTATCCGCTCAGCAGCCAGCGGACCTGGTCATCTCCCCGGTAAAAGTAATTGATATCAAAACCGGTAAGATCACGCCCAACCAGGCGATCGTGGTGCGCCACGACACCATCCTGGCCGTTACCGGCGTTCAACAGGCAAAGCGGTACAAGGTGGCAAACACCTTCGATGGCGGCAACCAATATGCCATGCCCGGCCTGTGGGACAACCACATGCACTTCGGTGGCGGCGATACCCTTGCCGGCGAAAACAAGAACTTTCTGCCACTCTACCTCGCTCATGGCATCACCACCATCCGCGATTGCTCTGCCGATATCAGCGCAGCGGTGCTGAAATGGCGCGAAGCAGTCAACAACGGGAGCTTGCAGGGACCTACTATTTTCACGTCCGGCCCCAAGCTGGAAGGCTATAAATCCGTGTGGCTGGGTGACATCGAAATTGGCACCACCGCAGAACTGCATCAGGCGCTGGACTCACTGCAACGTATACACGTAGATTTTGTAAAAATCACGGACAATACGATGAAGCCCGACCTGTACCTCGAAGCGGTAAAAGCGGCGCGGCAGCGTGGTATGGTCATATCCGGGCATGTACCTTATGCCCTTACGTTGCAGCAGGTGACAGATGCGGGCCTCAGCTCCGTAGAGCACCTGTCCTACGTTTGGAAAGCAGGTGTAAAAGACGAAGCAGCCCTCTCCCGCCGCATCGCCGGCGGAGAGATCAAAGGCCGCGATATCAGCCGGTATATACTGACCCATTTTGATACCGCCGCCGCGCTGAAGGCCTATCGCCACATGGCAGCCAGGGGCACGGCGGTCACGCCTACTCTCTCGCTGGGGCAGATACTCGCGTATTTCGATCAGGACGATCATGCACACGATCCTTACCTGGCCTACATCGGCAAGGGGTTGCAGAAAACCTACGAGATGCGTGTAAAACGGGTCATGAAAGACGACAGTACCGCTATTGCCTATCGTAAAGAGATATACGAAAAAGAGTCTGCCATCCTGCCGTTACTGCAAAAAGCCGGTGTGAAGATCATGGCAGGCACAGATGCCGGCTATCTGAATTCATTTGATTATCCGGGTATCGGGCTACACCGGGAGCTGGCGCTCATGGTGCGTTTTGGACTTACACCCCTGCAGGCGTTGCAGGCTTCGGTGATCAACTCCCCCGTGTTTCTGCATAAAAAAGATTACGGCGCACTCGCCGCCGGTAAAAAAGCAGACATCCTTCTTCTCAGCGCCAATCCGCTGGAAGATATCCACAACACCGAAAAAATAAGCGCCGTTGTTACCAAAGGCCGGCTGTTAGACCGCGCTGCGCTGGACCAGCTGCTCAACAAAGTAAAAGCAGCCAATGCACAGTAG
- a CDS encoding helix-turn-helix domain-containing protein — MAITGLKTLGIEKIFNLPYRQEDFKLMQHEPINMPLIDEAHKHDFFMLLIVGAKGSGTHTIDFRDYKVMPHTVFFLAPGQAHQWRLAANTTGYQVMFSGSFMLQKGPMWSFFTPSAVPLLKLTREQYAQLTAELRLMTGETAANITQHRLQIILLLLQRWYAVAYPTETAAAGNRLINRFLQLLEKQYAQHSEVSYYAARLHVTPSYLNTVCRKESGITAGEYIRDRLLLEAKRLLILTDMDVKEIAFSLGFNDTSYFSRFFRKYTTQTPVDFRREVKHL; from the coding sequence AAATCTTCAATCTCCCCTACCGGCAGGAGGATTTTAAGCTCATGCAACATGAGCCGATCAATATGCCGTTGATAGACGAGGCCCACAAACATGACTTTTTTATGCTGCTGATCGTGGGGGCTAAAGGCAGTGGCACGCACACCATCGACTTCCGGGATTATAAAGTGATGCCGCACACCGTATTTTTCCTCGCTCCCGGGCAGGCGCACCAGTGGCGGCTCGCCGCCAATACCACCGGCTACCAGGTGATGTTTTCCGGAAGCTTTATGTTACAGAAAGGGCCCATGTGGTCGTTTTTCACACCTTCCGCCGTACCGTTGCTGAAGCTGACACGCGAACAATATGCACAGCTCACCGCAGAACTCCGGCTGATGACCGGCGAAACGGCAGCCAATATCACACAACACCGGTTACAGATTATCCTGTTGCTGCTGCAGCGATGGTATGCCGTAGCCTACCCTACGGAAACAGCCGCCGCAGGCAACCGGCTGATCAACCGCTTTCTGCAGCTGCTGGAAAAACAATACGCACAGCACAGCGAGGTCAGCTACTACGCCGCACGCCTGCATGTAACCCCCAGTTACCTCAACACGGTATGCCGCAAGGAATCCGGTATTACCGCCGGGGAGTATATCCGGGACCGGCTGCTGCTGGAAGCCAAACGCCTCCTGATACTGACCGATATGGACGTAAAAGAGATCGCCTTCTCTCTTGGCTTTAACGACACCTCTTATTTCTCCCGCTTCTTCCGCAAGTATACCACACAAACCCCGGTGGACTTTCGCCGTGAGGTAAAGCATCTATAA